The Tolypothrix sp. NIES-4075 DNA segment AACTTTATATAAATACGCTGAAAATCGGTATTTTGGCGCAGTTTATTTCACTGCGTTGATTTTGCGTATTAGCACTGTTTGCTTTGTATCTTTTGCTAGTTAATTTAGTACCAGGTAGAGAGGAATTTAACTCAAGGCTGACTAACTTGATATTTGCTTATTCATACTATCCAAGTAGCACAGCAAAAGTTGGTTTTTTCAACTTTGGATTTAACCAACTTCAGAAGTAATTAGGGCAATGTAACTACTACTTGATTATCTTAGGTTGCGCGTAGAATCTGCTGTGGCATTTTGCACAGCAATTTTCAATTTTGGTCTCAATTTGAATGTGGCAACCTAAGTTGTTTCTCGATTGATCGCTTTCCAAAAGTAATTTACATCAGTGAGGACTTTACTATGTTACGTCGTTCTTTATTCGCTTGTGCTTTGATGTTGGCTAGTGTTGTTGGTTTCGCTTCTAACGCAAAGGCTGCACCTGTTACTGGGGATGTAAATCAACCTGTTAAATTCACCGCTACAGTACCTACTAGTTGCACTTTGGCTCCTGGTAGTACGGCAGATGGAGTCCTGGGTGTCAATGGTACTAATACTGTGTTAAGCAGCAGTATCCCTGGTGGAACTGCGGCTAAACTTACCGTAAACTGCAATAACGGAACTCTAAAAGTCGCTGCTCCTACTTTTACTAGTAGTACAGCTACAACTCCAACTACATTTGCTGCTGCTAACCTTAAAGCAACAGTCACTATTGGCACTAAAACTGCTGATTCTTTAGGGGCTACAATTGCTTTAACTAATACTGACACAGACGCAAATGTAAACATGGAAGCAACCTCTGCTACGGCGATCGCTCCTGGAACTTACAATTAAGTGGTGAGTTGATGTGGGGTGAAGATAACGACAAAAGTAAACTACCATTCAAGCTGGATTTAACTGTCCCAGGAGGAAATTCTACTACATCACCAACCAGAAATAGAAGGTAAAAGTCAGCGTGAAAAATCCTCTGTTTTACCTTTCTGCGTTTGCGGTTTGCCTTTTTTGCGCTACTCCAGCTAAAGCTAAGAACCCTACCCCTGACTTCTCAGAAGAAACTGTTACAGACGAAAAAATAAATAATACCTCACCCGCTAACCCCTCTCCTTATAAAGGAGAGGGGAGTGTTGACGCAAGCCAACGGGGGGGTGAGGTGAAAGCTACGAATGCAACTTCAGATCAGATGAACCACGATTTGCTCTCTTTGGAGGAAAGGTTAAAAAGTTTACCGATTAATGAAGCTAGTCGTGCGGATTTGCGCCAGAGGCTGATTGAATATCGCGAAGCGATTAAATCTAGAAAAACTCTCTCTTCCCTGCAAGAGAAGGAGGGGGAGTTAGGTCTTCCCGATGAGGTGAAAAGTCAGGATTCAAATTGGCGTCAACGGCTGAAAGCTACGCGGTCTACAGATAACGTTGCTGCTGATTTAGCACAAAAGACGCAACCAAAGCCAGAAACACCGACACCGGAAGTTAAATCTGAACTGCAAAAAAAGACAAAGGACTTCAGTACATTTCCGGTCGGTTTGAGTGTGGGCAAACGCAACGTCAAGCCTAGTGTGATTATCCGGGGACAAGAAGACGGAACGCAAGCAATTAACTTTGAAAATTGGCTGTTACCCTTTGATGATGTGATTCAAGCGTTGAAATTAGACTTAAAGAATTTACCAGATGGTCAATTAGAAGTGCGATCGCCTGGTCTTGTCACTCGCATCGATCCAAAAAAACTTCGCAACGATCCAGAGTTAGGCTTAGTATTTTCGATTCAAGACTTAAATACTCTCTTTGGCATTAAAGCACAATTCAACATTAACGATTACGCAATTGAGCTAGATGTACCTTGGCTGAATCAATCAGGCTCTAGAATTGGGCAAGCGGAACCGCCGATTATATTAGAAGGTATACCACGGATTGCGCCCGGTAACTTCAGTTTTGGCGCAATTGAACAAAAACTTAACGCCAGCGGTTCGGAAGGCACATCAGCGAGTTACAGAGGCGATTTTCTCGCAGTTGGTAGTATATTTGGTGGTAGTTGGTTTGTGCGTACAGATCAGCCAAATTTCCAAGACGCATCAACTTGGAGACTTGCAGAAGCACAATTTTATCGACCAAACGATCAAGCTGATTATATCTTCGGTTCCCAGCCGACTTTTTGGCGCAGTCAGGGTGTAAGCGATTATTGGGGTTTTACATATATTCAACGACAAGGATTTACCCCACCGCAACTGTTTGGTGGTGGATTTGTCGATCCGCGTTTGCGGTTGCAAGCTTCGCAAATTGGCAGGACAATTACAGGTACGGCTCAACCGGGTACATTAGTCAGGTTAGCAGAAGCATTTGGCGATCGCGTAATTGGCGAAGTCTTAGTTGATTCTTCCGGAATTTACCGCTTTGAAAACGTCAGAAGCGAAAATCAATACTATGGCAGTAGTTACCGCGTTTTGCTTTACCCAGAAGGACGACTCACCGCTCAACCAGAAATCCGCGAAGCTACCTACTCCATTGTACCAGGACAATTACCCGCAGGTTCTTCGGCGTTAGTTTTTTCTGGTGGTTTGCGACGCGAATTAAATAACAGTCTGTTGGGCAACTTCTCAGATTTTCGCGGTGGAGTCGCTCAAAGATGGGGTTTATCAGAAAATCTCACAGTCGGTGTAGGTGGAGTATACGACGATTCCGCCAGAGGTTTGGCAGAATTATTTTATCGTCCGTCAAATTTGCCTTTAGAAGTTGCAGTTTCCGCACTCAGCGGTAGTAAATGGGATGTGAATGCAGATATCCGGTTTAATCCTACTCGGAGTTTGAGTGCATCATTTACAAAATATAGTTTTTCTAATCGTTTTAACATAGATTGGCGAGTGTTTCCTGGTTTGAGTTTATTTGCTACTACCGATAGCCGCGACGCTACAGGCGGTGGTGTACAATTAAACTTTAGCGGTAGAAACGCTTTTACCTTCGCCCGTATTAGCCTAGATACAGAAAATCGCCTGCGCTGGACTTTGCTGCAACGTCTCGGCAGATTAGAATTAAATCAACGCGGTAACGAAATCGGCACTTTGTCGGAATTTACCTATAATTTCTCTTGAAACAGCAGCTTTTTGAATTTAGGAAACTCGCTGCTAGTAAGTTATGAAACCCGCAGTCAAAATTTGAGTAATAATTTACTTACTTTAGGTTGGCGATATCGTTCTGCACAACGCGCTAGCGATGGTAATTATCGTTGGGAAGCACAGTTAGGCTATGGAATTGGTTCTCAGGGTAACGGTGCGATCGCTTCATTATCAACTACAATTTTACCAGGTATTTTGTTGCGGGCGCGTTATCAAGGCGTATCCGTGACTTCCGACCAAGCCAGCTTTAATATAGATTTAGTTTCTAGCGCCGGTTTGCAAAGCGGTATTACACCGGGGGATAGACGTTCTGATTATTTCCGTACTCAAGGGGGTTTATTAATTCAGCCGTTCTTTGATAATAATAATAATGGCAAACGCGATCCGGGTGAGAAATTATATACAGAAAATCCGGATACGCTGCTAGTTGTGAACAATCGAGTTGTGAAGTCATTGCAACCGGATATTCAAAGCGATCGCATTTTGGTACGCTTAAATCCAGGTACTTATCGTTTAGATTTAGATCCGGCAGGTTTCCCCGAAGATTGGCAAGCTACTACTGACGCTTACGCTGTCGATGTTATTGCCGGTTCTTACACACCAGTAATGTTACCATTAACTCGTGCTTACGCCTTTTCCGGAGTTGTTACCGATGCTCAAGGTAAACCAATTAATGGTGCGAGGGTAGAAGCAGTTTCTAAAGACTCGAAAGTGCGGTTATTTTCCGTTACCAACACCGCTGGAGTTTATTATTTAGAAAGACTGCAACAAGGAACTTACGATTTATTGGTTAACGATAAACCTGTGGGTGGTATGACATTGAAATTAGATGCGTCTTCCCAAGGTTTTCAAGAACTCAACGTTCAGCAGTTAGAAAATCAAGATTTTCGCGCCGTAATTCCCAGTGTAAATCAAAGTGTATTGCCAAATAAAGAGAAAGATAAGTAAGTAGTGAGCGCTTCAGCGCTCTTTTCAACGCAGAGGGACGCTGAGGAAAGCGCAGAGGTACGCAGAGTTTTTTTGTAATTTTAACAAAATTAGGCGTTCCCAAGAGAAACCTGGAAACGCCTAACACTGTTTTAAAAGAGACGGAAATTACTAGAATTATTCAGTTGAGAGGCACTAATATTCTTGACTAATGCCAAGTCCTGATTATTTCTACCTTTATCAAAAATCAAAGTATCACCAGCTACATCTTGAAAACCTAACATCATCGGATCGTATTTCAAACCGCCTGCACAACCAAGCACATCTTCACCAATTTTAAAATCCTCAATGGTGTCTTTGCCCTGACCTCTGACGAGAACAAAACTATCTTTACCAGTACCGCCATTAAGGATATCATTGCCAGCACCGCCCCAGATTTCATCATCCCCAGCAGCACCCCAGATGCTATCATTTCCGTCTTCACCATAAAGGTAGTCATTACCACCGTTACCGTAGATTAAATCATTGCCCAAACCACCATAAATAGTGTCACTCATGGTGAAATTAACACCATAGGTAGGGATGGTTTCTAAATCGCCGTAAAGGGTATCATTACCATTACCGCCGAAAATGCGATCGCTACCCAATCCACCATAAACGATATCATCACCATCTAATGCTGAGATGCGATCGCTCCCATCAGTTCCTGTAGTACTTACACCTGAAGTTACATTTATCGAGTTAGTAGCTGTAGGATTAACGGTGATTGTAAAAGTTTGAGGTGCTGAGGTATCGATACCACCATTATCAGTACCGCCGTTATCCTGAACTTGGACTTCAATTGTTGCTGTCTTGCTAGCAGTAATTCCACTTTTGGCTGTGTAAATTAAGTCACCTGCTAAGTTAATTGTCGGCGTAGCTTCAAAGATGTCAGCGTTGACGTTGTTGACAACCTTAACTATGTACCCCGCGACACTTTGTGTTTCGTTGGCAGCACCAGAATTAAAGTTGCTTGCCCAACCTGCGATCGTTTGTGTCGTACCTGTTTTGACGCTTTGGTTGTAACCTTTGGTGAAGGTGGGGCGATCGTTTATTGGGTTAATGTTGAATGTGATACTTTGGTTAGTATTAATTGTACCATCACTTACGCTGTAGCTAAAACTACCTGCACTGCCATTAGCATCGGCAACGGGACGGAATACCAATCCTGTTAGTTGAGCAGCGTTGAGTAGCTGATTATTGTTAACTTGTGTGGTGTTATCTGCTAGATAGACTTTACCTTTGATAGCATCGGGCAGTCCAGTAACGGTGATAGTTAGAATATCGCCATCTATATCGGTGGGTGCGGTAATGTTTAGTGGTGTATTGCTAGCATCCTCATTCAGCGTAATGGTTTTATTTGCTTGTACTACAGGGGCGTCGTTAACAGAATTGATTTGCAGCAGGTACAACAGTAAAAGTACGAGTGGGATAGATTTCCGTAAGGCTATAAGAAATATTTGGAATTAAAGCTCTATTCGATGAAGAAAAATTAACCGTTAGGGAATTAGCAGCAGTTTCAAAGTCACGGATTTTGAAAGGAATTGGTCCTGTGGTACTATCTTCGTCAATTGTCAGATTGGGGATATTATTAGTAGTTACCGCTACTCGATTCAAATTAATATTTGCTCGTGCCGAAGGTGTAAGTAGGTTGGCGTTAAAATTTATCGTTATGACAAGGCAGGGGGCAGGGGGCAGGGAGCAAGGGGAAAAAGGATTTGAGCCTTGTTTACTTTTCTTCACACAGTTTGATTTTATAGCGCCGACTTACTTATTATCGCCAAAGAAAATAAAGTTGGATTTTTCGTAGACATCAAGAAGTCCATTAGGGAAAGCACTATAATCCCGCAATTTACCACTAAGGATTGCATTACCACCAGCAAATAAAGTATAGGTATCACCCAGTACGGTCAGGTCATAATCGACTGGATTGGTGGTGGTGAAGGCTACACCTTCTGCTTGAGTAAACAAGGTGCGAAAGTTACTAGCTGGTGCTGCATCTGGTTCCAAAGCTTTGTTAATCTGGGTAGTACCATCATCCTGCGCCCAGATACGGTCTTTCCAAAAACCTAATTCAATACCATATTTAGCATCACTGCTAATAGCAATAACACTAAAACCTGCACGGTCATCTTTACCATCGTTGTTTTTGTTGGCTGTTGCAGCCCGTGCTTCATCTATGACTCTAGCATCAAAACTAACGGTGTATCCTGTGGCACGGTCAAGTGTAAATGAGGTGAGATTGGTATTGGTTGTTGAATAGTTAGAAAATCCTGCTCGGTAGTTATCACTTCCGAGTGTATTCAGATTTGTAATACCGCTATTATAGGCGGGAGTTACATTATCAAGACTAAAATATTTTAATCCTTTATTTTGACTGTCTGGTGTTCCTGCTAAAGAGCCATCGTAAAGAACAGTGGTTCCACCAATTAGAGGTGCATCATTTTGACCTATGACGTTAATGTTTCTAGTGGTATTACTTAATAATCCATCACCATCTTTTAGCACTACTTGTACTGTCCGATTGCCTGCATTTGGTAAATTTTCTGCTACGTTTGAGTAAACAATATTATTTAAAAGTGCTTGTACTGCCGTAAATGTAGCGTTAGCAGTCTCGAAAGTAATTTCTAAGTTTTCAGTGTCAATACCTCCTTTAAAGTTACCAATACGGCTACCACCAAAGTTGATGATTTTGCCATCTAGTCCAATTTGTCCTGCTCCATTTCCTTGGTTTTTAATGGAAAGGCGATCGCCTGCTGTACTTCCCGAAGTAATGCGGATGGTGAGAGTACCTGCGTCAAAGTCGGTGAATTCGTCTGTAACTGTGGCACTATTACCAATGCTTTGACCCCAACTGCAAACTTCCCTCGCTGCCATGAGAAACTATATGAACAGCCTTATATTTACCACCCTGCAAAGCCTCACTAATTTGTGATACCCTATCTTTCATCCTGTCTAATATCACGACTTTTGTATCTGGGTTGATACCAGCTATTAGACTCTCGTAATCTTCTACAGTGGGATCAATAAAGATAATTTCTCTTTCTTTTTGCAAAACAGATTTTACTAAAGAGTTGTTTGATTGCAGTGTCATAATTATTGAAATTGATTTAGTTAGGAAATGTTTTATCTAACATTAAACTTATTGCAAAAGTATTTTTTTTAATTTTCAGCCCGCCTGCGCGGGCTTAGTTTGTAAAGCCAGCGGCTTATAGCCAGAGTGCGTTTACCGATTTTTGCAAGAGGTCTTTTGTTGATGTTTAGAAATAATGA contains these protein-coding regions:
- a CDS encoding choice-of-anchor Y domain-containing protein; the encoded protein is MAAREVCSWGQSIGNSATVTDEFTDFDAGTLTIRITSGSTAGDRLSIKNQGNGAGQIGLDGKIINFGGSRIGNFKGGIDTENLEITFETANATFTAVQALLNNIVYSNVAENLPNAGNRTVQVVLKDGDGLLSNTTRNINVIGQNDAPLIGGTTVLYDGSLAGTPDSQNKGLKYFSLDNVTPAYNSGITNLNTLGSDNYRAGFSNYSTTNTNLTSFTLDRATGYTVSFDARVIDEARAATANKNNDGKDDRAGFSVIAISSDAKYGIELGFWKDRIWAQDDGTTQINKALEPDAAPASNFRTLFTQAEGVAFTTTNPVDYDLTVLGDTYTLFAGGNAILSGKLRDYSAFPNGLLDVYEKSNFIFFGDNK
- a CDS encoding DUF4347 domain-containing protein translates to MTLQSNNSLVKSVLQKEREIIFIDPTVEDYESLIAGINPDTKVVILDRMKDRVSQISEALQGGKYKAVHIVSHGSEGSLQLGSKHW
- a CDS encoding carboxypeptidase-like regulatory domain-containing protein, with amino-acid sequence MNLGNSLLVSYETRSQNLSNNLLTLGWRYRSAQRASDGNYRWEAQLGYGIGSQGNGAIASLSTTILPGILLRARYQGVSVTSDQASFNIDLVSSAGLQSGITPGDRRSDYFRTQGGLLIQPFFDNNNNGKRDPGEKLYTENPDTLLVVNNRVVKSLQPDIQSDRILVRLNPGTYRLDLDPAGFPEDWQATTDAYAVDVIAGSYTPVMLPLTRAYAFSGVVTDAQGKPINGARVEAVSKDSKVRLFSVTNTAGVYYLERLQQGTYDLLVNDKPVGGMTLKLDASSQGFQELNVQQLENQDFRAVIPSVNQSVLPNKEKDK
- a CDS encoding Ig-like domain-containing protein produces the protein MYLLQINSVNDAPVVQANKTITLNEDASNTPLNITAPTDIDGDILTITVTGLPDAIKGKVYLADNTTQVNNNQLLNAAQLTGLVFRPVADANGSAGSFSYSVSDGTINTNQSITFNINPINDRPTFTKGYNQSVKTGTTQTIAGWASNFNSGAANETQSVAGYIVKVVNNVNADIFEATPTINLAGDLIYTAKSGITASKTATIEVQVQDNGGTDNGGIDTSAPQTFTITVNPTATNSINVTSGVSTTGTDGSDRISALDGDDIVYGGLGSDRIFGGNGNDTLYGDLETIPTYGVNFTMSDTIYGGLGNDLIYGNGGNDYLYGEDGNDSIWGAAGDDEIWGGAGNDILNGGTGKDSFVLVRGQGKDTIEDFKIGEDVLGCAGGLKYDPMMLGFQDVAGDTLIFDKGRNNQDLALVKNISASQLNNSSNFRLF